tattccctGCCGTTAACGCAAACTTTCCCGGCTGGatcaaaaaagtttaaaaatgcataattaaatagttaaaatcactctaaaatcagaaatgataaagACCTTGTCTGTGCCATGactgaacaaaaagctctgacctgggttggaATCAATGCCAACTTGCAGAGGACCCTGTCCTGTATAAATATGTATATGATTTATGGTACTTCgaaaaaagttttggggtgggcaccaccagatcctttcccccccaccttatttaaatattttgatgTGTATCAAATTGATGTGCTCAGATCCACTCCTTCTGTCCacaagaaactctgggccagtcaggaagccatggattctCATAGaggatgtttttgtccattttggttgtgcgtaGATGCCCTCATCTGCGCTCTGCACCCTGCAGaatctctgggccaggcagggcaccctcccctttcctggggtacatgatttgtcctggcccacagcagattttggggtgggcaccccagttacttattttttctttatgtttttatctgctttggttttgcatagatgccctcgtctCTGCCCTGCAGCCAGCAGAAGCTcggggccaggcgggacacagtggcatctcgtagaggacaccctcccctttcctggggtatatgatttgtcctggcccagagcatattttggggtgggcacccccagttacttaattatgattttatgacatcattatgtatttatgataatatcagaagcctgatgattttgattgcagaaatgtattgttattcctgatggggagagtcccccgatcacagtgatttatcatacagggtaccccaacatatattttggggttcagagacatatgaagtttggcttgaagttgctgtagctgtcaacttttcttttttagttttgcactttcaagcaaataaggaactgggaactaggaaccaacttcagcgtggTGTGCAGAAGCCCATTGATTTTCATACAGTCGCGTTGCACTTTTAAATGAGTAACTTACAAAAAAAAGTTTCCCCAAGAAACAAGGGCACGCGTTAGAAAGAGCGAGAACTCTTCTGTTACTTCTCCCTGCCCTTTGAGGGCTGAACACGTCGGAGTCCAGTCACAGCAGCTCCCAATCCTGGATTTCTATACGGATTCCTTTCAACAACTCGCACGTGGGAGGGGAGAAAAACCCCATTCATTGCAACTCCAAACTTATTCTTTGTCTTACAGCGCAACCAAAACCATGTTTACTGAGCagtaagtcctactaaattaaatggggcttactcccaggcaagtggggtTGAGATTGCAGTCTcggccttttaatttttttactagTCTATGCCAGCAGCCTTCAAGACAAAGGCCGGCGCgaggactacatttcccaccaAACACGCCACAGTTGACGCAGCCTCGTTTTCACGACGCACGCGCCGGCCCCTTCCGGCTCGAGAGAAGACGGGGAAGCGGAAGGCTGCCTAGCGACGGAGATCGTTCGGCCAGTCTGTCAAAGTCAGCCATGGCGTCTGGGTGCCGGATAGGTCCGTCCATCCTCAACAGCGACCTGGCTGCGCTGGGTGCCGAATGCAGCCGCATGATGGACTGTGGGGCAGATTACCTGCACCTGGATGTAATGGACGGGTAACTCCGCCGAAGCGCGCTGGGCAGTGAGGAagtaaaggaggaggaggtggtgttgGTGGCTCCATGATTTCCGTTTGACCGCACACCCTTTAGTCATGTCTGTAAACCAGCAAAGACCATAGAGATAAAATACGCACAGCCCGTGCTTCCGGTTAAAATGTGAGGCGGCTGTTGGCCTCTCTGGTGAATCCCCTCTCTCCCCGTGCGGATGTTTCTAATTTCTTAGTTTAGAACGGAAGTTCCAGTTCCCTTCGGTTGACACAccccgagagagagagaaattcccAGTGGGCATTTGTTGGTTTTGGTGAAACAGAGCAAGTCTTGTGTTAATCTTGGGACACTTTATGTACTATAGTGGCGTAGGCCCTCGTGAACCGCGTGAACGCTTTCAACTGCTTCACTTATGAAGAAACATACTGCAGATAGCCATATATTTCTTGCAAACTGCAGGGCGTAATTCTAAATAAACCTTAGTTCACCATTATGCCATAAAAGCTCATACCATAGTACATATGTTAATATTTGGTGTTGCTACTTTGGAGGAGAAAAAAAGTTCCTTCCGAACTCGCTCTCTAAATGCCGCTCTAGCATATTCTCCTCACTCTTTAGTACTTGAGAGCAGATGTCACAGGAGTCCAGAAAACACTTTTGTCTTGGGGTGCTTCCACACAGCAGTTTATTGTGGACGCTGGTGCtggtcatgcatgcaagttttgttCTGTGTTCACGTAATGGCGTTTTCagaatgcccccccccccatattttaccccatttaatctggatttaccatgTCTGCAGGGTGGAACAGTAAATGTAATTTAAATGGAAAAAATATATGGGGTGGCATTTTGATCAGAGTGTTGTTGTCTAGATGTTGCAcaaaatgtgcatgcatgctcCAAATCGACAATAAAGTACCATGTAAAAGCACCCTTTACACACATGCCCCTTCCTTTATCTCTTACAGGACCTAGATTTCTTGGTTATAATCATTAAGCATAAAGAAGCGCTGGCTTGTGttgctctgtttttaaaaataaaatgaaaattacagaatctgttaCAATGTGTGAGTGCTTTTAATAAGTGcttctaaaatggaaatggactgcatgtcgattccaatttatggcgaccctatgaacagggttttcatggtaagtggtattcagaggtggtttaccattgccttcctctgaggctgagaggcagtaactggcccaaggtcacacagtgaacttcatggctgtgtggggatttgaatcctggtctcccagatcgtagcccaacactctaaccactacgccacattggctctctaagTACTTCTATGCCAGCTGTATAACTAAAATATGCATGAGCATAATTAAGTTTCTTAAACCTTGTACACAACACATTTTATTGGGACAGCAATTCCTAATCGCATAGCTGTGGGTACCTCTGGCACCTTTTGCCTAGCAATATTTTTTTTCTACCCTGGTGATGCTAGTTGGAGCAATGCTTTTGTTAACATTCCAGTTACAAGCAAAATTTAATTAGCCATCATTTGTCCACAATATGTTATTGGAGTGAATGATGGGAGGATTAAATTGTGTCTGTTACAGCTTGCTTGGAAACTTGCAGGCACTTTTTACGTTACTTTTAAAGAAACTACTACAGAATACACAAGtacttgtattattattattattaatataaatgTTATTGCAGTGGGACCCGTTTCAGCAGATGCACTTCTTAGTGCATGTATCTGGAGCAAAACAACACTTTTTTTGTTCTTTGAACATGACTATCGTatccataagtaggaatcgacttgaaggcagtccatgtgtaCAATATTCCAAAACATACTTGTGTCTGAAAATGCACTAGAAGAGTCCTGCACTCAGCTTTCCCTACTGTGCACACAATTGAGCAGGATCATGCCCCTAGTCCCTCCTAACCTCTGTAGCCCTAGCAAATTCAGTGGAGATGAGACACACACATCAAGGTTGTGTAGGATTCTCAATACATGGAAGAACCTGTGTGCATAAAGCTGTATGTATGTagaactttgggttgtattcagtgtaccACTAAGCAGATCATTCCCTCAAATACTGCTCTTTATTTACCTGCTCAGCGTGCGGTTGTCTGGGGGGCATGACTAAGAGATCCGCAGAGGATAGAGCTAGGATGTTGTTCCTCAATTACATGTTGACTAAATGTATGGGAGGTGGAACAGGGTGCAATGTGGCTCTCTCCAAACAAGAATCCTATATACAGACTCTATAAATCactctgaaatcagtgggatgttGGGCAGCCTTATAGTGCTTCAGGCATGAATCCTTAATTAAAGGAAGTTCACAGAAGCAAAGTTTCCTGTCTCTCCCACTCTCCTACAGTGACCTGCAGTCCCTGAAAAACCTCTCTGGAGGATTAGAGAAAGCCCCTGCCCCTGAATAATGTGAGGTGGAATGTGGGTTGACAGCCAGGGAGAAGCAGGGACAAGGAACTTCCCTTCTGTGATTTCACTCACGTTgacttatcttaggatccaacCAAGTGACGGGCAATTCTCTCCCCCAGCTGTACCCATTCTCCAACCTACATTGCTCCCAAGATACCACAACCCTCCAAATAGGTTTTGGGAGGATTGCAGGTGGGAGGATGGGGCAGAAAACTTTACTTATGCAAACCTCCTTGAGTTAACTTATATTGAGATCCAAATTTACAGTGAGATGTTATGAACACCTCATTGCAATACACAGGCCCTCTTCTCTAATTGTCATAATAAGCATTTTGCTGTAATCTCCCTCTGTGGCgcagtggtaagcagcggtaatgcagctgaagctctgctcatggccggagttcgattccaacggaaggaggaagtcgaatctccggtaaaaagggtcgaggtccactcagccgtccatccatccatggttggtaaaatgagtacccggcatatgctgggaggtaaagaaagaccagggaaggaactggcaatcccaccccatatatgtggtctgcctagtaaatgtcgcaagacgttaccctaagagtcggaaacgactcacaccaTAAGtgcgggacacctttaccttttaatattGATCTGTGTGACTTTTATGATTTCTCTAGCACAATGAAACCATAACCAAATGCCATTTCCATTCTGAAACTGATTGACAGTTGTAATAGTATATAACTATTTTTACCCCAAATATTCAGTTGGAATCTTAATATATAATTTTTTCCCCAATTGGGTAGGCATTTTGTCCCAAACATCACTTTTGGCCATCCTGTTGTAGAGAGCCTTCGGAAGCAGCTGGGTCAGCAACCCTTCTTTGGTAAGCtattaacatacaattaaaatgtgtatttttaaaaaatgttttatatggAAGCTTCAACACTCATTGCCTCCAGGTTCTTAACAGCAAAATTGGAATTTTATTTCACATTGTTAGGAATATGTATTTCTCTTAAAATGTCCAGCATTATTTTTCAAGAACCAGTTCTACACAAACCTCTTCAAAAGCTTCTTGACACTCACTGGTATGGAGAGCTGTTATTTGTTTTATCCCCTTCCTGTTTGAGCACTGTTTTGAGCCAGTAGGATTGTATACATGGCATGGAAATAAACTCCATGACTGTTGGATGATCCAGACATGCTATTGGAGCAATTCTAACTCCAAGAAGCTGATAGGAAAGGCTTAATATCAGGCAATACATAAAGGAACTCTTTTATCATGTAGTAGAAGGCCTCAGCTAATGTTTATCTTTTTTTTCTAATTTGAGTATCATTTGTGTGCTAATGATAGGTGCTGAATCTGGGACACAGTTCCGTAATATTCTGAAATGAAACACGTAACAAATGGCTCATAGTTTGCTTCTCAAAAATCTTGCTGAGTTTTGAAGTTATGAGATTTGTAGAAATAATACACTTGGAAGTAACCGTTTCTTTGAGCCAGCACCTTAAAACACTTTCTGGCACACTATCATATTCTGCAACACACATGGaatagaaataattttaaaaataagtgaTCCTAGCTATAGACTACAGCATAATGGTCTAAAAATGCTTGTTCCTTACTCTGCTTTATCGGGCTTTTTAAATAAATCATTGAGATTTGGACATTGAAGCATCTTGAATTTCGAGAGGAGGGGCCATATTGATTTCTGTTAATTCTAACTCCAAGAAGCTGATAGGAAAGGCTTAATATCAGGCAATACACTGTTCTGAGCATCAGACAAGATTTGGGGACCTTTTAAGTGCCAGATGTTTTGCTGTATGAATTTATGAATGCCTGCTTGAGGAAACGATTCATTGATTCACCTTTCTGATCTACTTGGTTCTTTCTAGATATGCACATGATGGTTGCTAAGCCAGAACAATGGGTGAAGCCCATGGCTGTAGCAGGTGCAAATCAGTACACCTTTCACATAGAAGCTACGGACAATCCAGGGGCACTCATTAAAGATATAAGAGAAAATGGGATGAAGGTGAGAAGCTTGGTGTGCTAACTCATTTAACAGCTCGTAAGGCTTAAACTGCTGAAGCTGAGGCACTTTTTCTGAATTACAGATGGCAGAACATTTCACATTTACACCAAAAGGCTTTATTTTTTGCAGCACCTTAAAAAATGCCTGCCCTCAACAGACCACACATCTGTTTATGTGAGTCACTGTTTGGGGCATTTATCCAAATTTGGAAGGAGGCAAAGTTGAGAGCATTGATGCAGGCAGAGACGATGCAGGCAGCCACTAGAGGTAGATAATTCTTATGCATATCTATACTGGGAGTGAATACTGCATTTATATCTGATGAAGAATTACCTGCTTCCAATGAAGTCTGTTTTGGAAGGAGATCCAACAGAGCAGTGAGGCCTGTGCTGTGGTTGGATACTTTGGGCTGGCAGGAACATTTACTTATTAATATTTCTTGTGGGCTAGGAATTCTTGCAACGCACTGTTTAGGAACTACCGCCACGGGGTAGAATGATGCTTATAGTTTAGGGGTATGTGCAGATggcagctgcctgtgttcctTGTTATTTCACTCATGCATAATCAAAGACATAGGAATATGTATTTCTCTTAAAATGTCCATATTGTTTATCTGAGAATACAAAATTCACAATAAATTTATAATGGCCGTCATCTTTGTGGGGTAATTGGCGAGCAATTTCAACTGAAACACTGTGGTTGTGTACTCTTGGGCTGACATAACTGGAAAGAGGCACCTGATCTTTTTAGTAAGAGCTCAGAAGAACCTGTTTAATCCTTGGAAATGTAAGATCAATGTCTACATTAAGTTTTGAAGAGGCTAAGAACAAGTTTTATTCATAAGCAGTTGTGGCAGAAAAATGAACTCAGGAAGACCAGACTGGCTACTGGTCTCCcctacccctttcctttccatggAGGATATGTTCACTGGCAATATTTCCTAGCGGGAATCAGTTCAAAGCTTTTTTTCTGTACAGGCAACTTAATCTTAACCCAAGATGTAGTGTTCTTTGAATATGGAATCGTTTACTGTGTTTCTTTTTCATAGGTTGGTTTGGCTATTAAGCCAGGAACTACAGTAGAATATTTAGCACCATGGGCCAGTCAGATTGATATGGCCTTAGTTATGACAGTGGAACCGGGATTTGGTGGACAGAAGTTCATGGAAGATATGATGCCAAAGGTATTTTTGACATTTATTATTCCAGGTGTAAGCAGCTGTGAATATGGCAGAGTTGTGGGAACTGTTCATTGGAAAGTATTGTTGCACTACACACTGATTATTCAGTTTTTGCACACATGGATTACAGTTTCTGTGACTTGGTAATATTATTCTTTCTGTGCTGTTAACAGGTTCATTGGCTGAGAACACAGTTTGCTTCCTTGGATATTGAAGTGGATGGTGGGGTAGGGCCAGATACCATTCATAAATGTGCAGAGGTAAGACTAAAAAGCAGTCTCTGTTAAGATTtgaaaatatataataataacaacaataacaataataataaatttattagtcgcccatctggctggatgtccagccactctgggcgacgtacaagataaaaacaatacattaaaacgttaacatttaaaaccataacaataaaaacctaacccaccccaaaagcctgcctgaagagccaggtcttcaaggcccggcggaagctcatcatagaaggggcatataAGGTTTCTAGCTCAAAATAGTTGCAGGAACTACCTTGTTCTGTTGGGTAGTCCAAATTTTAAATGCTCATGACTGTAGGAAGACCAGTACTTGATCTTGGATTTTTACAAAAATCGTTTTGACTAGTTGCTTTTGGAAACATGATTGTTGAAgggtgattaaggctgcaatctagtatacccttacctgggagtaagtcccattgaacccagtggaacttacttctgagtagacatactggattgcagtctaagtctTGCACTTTTGACA
This DNA window, taken from Rhineura floridana isolate rRhiFlo1 chromosome 2, rRhiFlo1.hap2, whole genome shotgun sequence, encodes the following:
- the RPE gene encoding ribulose-phosphate 3-epimerase isoform X1 → MASGCRIGPSILNSDLAALGAECSRMMDCGADYLHLDVMDGHFVPNITFGHPVVESLRKQLGQQPFFDMHMMVAKPEQWVKPMAVAGANQYTFHIEATDNPGALIKDIRENGMKVGLAIKPGTTVEYLAPWASQIDMALVMTVEPGFGGQKFMEDMMPKVHWLRTQFASLDIEVDGGVGPDTIHKCAEAGANMIVSGSAIMKSDDPRAVINLLRNVCCEAAQKRSLDR
- the RPE gene encoding ribulose-phosphate 3-epimerase isoform X2, with amino-acid sequence MHFVPNITFGHPVVESLRKQLGQQPFFDMHMMVAKPEQWVKPMAVAGANQYTFHIEATDNPGALIKDIRENGMKVGLAIKPGTTVEYLAPWASQIDMALVMTVEPGFGGQKFMEDMMPKVHWLRTQFASLDIEVDGGVGPDTIHKCAEAGANMIVSGSAIMKSDDPRAVINLLRNVCCEAAQKRSLDR
- the RPE gene encoding ribulose-phosphate 3-epimerase isoform X3, whose protein sequence is MHMMVAKPEQWVKPMAVAGANQYTFHIEATDNPGALIKDIRENGMKVGLAIKPGTTVEYLAPWASQIDMALVMTVEPGFGGQKFMEDMMPKVHWLRTQFASLDIEVDGGVGPDTIHKCAEAGANMIVSGSAIMKSDDPRAVINLLRNVCCEAAQKRSLDR